From the Cydia splendana chromosome 6, ilCydSple1.2, whole genome shotgun sequence genome, the window CTCTGGGGAGCATACACACTTATCAAATTGAGTGTTACGTTTTCCAGCATCACTTTTAGAGCGATAATCCTATCGCTCTTCCTGTTTACATTAGTGACACCCTGTTTTAACTGACTATCTGCGTTTGCCGTTACTCCCGCAGTAGTAGAACTTATATCCGTCCCCAATCTCTCTAGCCCTTGCACCCTTCCACTTCGTCTCCTGTAAGAAGGCTACATTTATACGTCGTCTTTTCATCACATCTGCTAGCTCTCTTCCCCTCCCAGTCATAGTCCCTATATTCCAGCTGGCATACCTCAATCTCACACACTTAGGTTCCCGGGCTTGCTTCTTACGTCGCCCCCACCCGGGCTGGTGCGACAACCCTTGTCCATTTCCCACAGAAGCCGGGTGCTGCCCCTGCGCGTCGCCTGCGGGGTACGCCCTAGCCCTATCGCTCATCTCATTTTGTCCAATATACATGCTGCTAAAAGGATTTGGCATTTAGTTTTTACAACCGGCCGCCTGCCTGACGTCAACCCTCCTTGGGACTCCTTAGTTGACTTAGGTGACTGTCATTTTCTTCCTTTAGTCGCCTTTTACGACATCCATGGATAGGCACGGAAGTATAATGTTTTATGCTATCCTCTGTAATGAACAGCATGATCGCAATAAGTATATGAATATTAAATGGAGGTCGATTATAATTTAagaatttgttatggttttaaaCTGGTTTTGATAAGACTATGTGCCATTTCAGGATTGATACCTACGGCTGAACAAGCCCGTAAGTGTCCTACGTAACCAACGACTCCATGTAGGGTAGGTAATGTTTTACGACATAAACAcataccgtaaaagtataaaactttgccctttaacataactttgcccaccgcgtcacagatCAGTAAAAGcgtacttttaagttatttcgctttcACTGAACTGtcacgcggtgggcaaagttttatacttttacggtagcCATACATTATATATGTCCCTACATTATAACGAAATATATTCATAGtgggtacctatataatttggTGTTCGTTATGGCACTTCCAAACATTATTACTGCAAATTATGTGTAGAGTTAGCTTGGTTTAACTCACCTAGAGTCTACACTGTTTGACAGGTGGCCCTAGCTTAATCCCTGCTCTAGTCCAGTAGTTTGATACAAAATATTTAGGACACTGAATTTAAAAGAACAAACGACGCAACATATCGTGCGAGGgaccccgagacaggccgagaatGAGTGTGTACATGCTGCTCCCTTCTCGTCTCACTCTTCCTCGTCTCGTCTCACACTTCTTTGATTGGATCGGAGCGGTGCCGAGACCCGAGTCTCACGGCGAGAGGCTAACATTACATGTACAGCCAACATTAATCTCATATTGACGTTAGCACTACGAATTCTAACGTAGGCACTAACAATATTGCAAAAACTTCTATAAACCCATTATAAGTTGCCCTCAGACGCGAGACGGGGTTTGCAAAacaatttcaaaataaaatcCTGGCTTACCCCGCAGTGCTGCTATGGTTGCGTAATGTCCTCGATTCTTTGTAATTTTTTACTCTGAGAAATAAACCCGTTGCAGTAACTTTGAAACGAAGTGTTTAGGGGACAGTAAAATAGGAACAACACACttaattgaccggagcgtagcgaaggcctacgtttcgactggagcattttgcttttgtatgtccggatgttttCTGAGTTCTGTTttcgagtgttttctttttgagatatgtttatagattaaatggccaaaaattcagaaaatttatttcgctggtttcggaggtattgagatatttaattttaactaattttaatttgagaaggagtagctaaatttcgtcaacccatctaagaactatgtggctcagtttgtaaacgttcgctttttctgtttgcacagagggtctgggttcgagtGATTGACAAATAGTTACCTAGTAACTAAACGTATAAGgtattaattcatttgattaaaatctcgcacatatcagatttggtaagcgcaacgacgatatgttaatatgattctaaaaaatggcccaatctcagtatgaactgaaggattattaatatattcaataaaataaaagtgcaaaattatccaatcggccatttttactgaaacgccaatcagaaacgttccaaacagtgacgtcatcaatccataacatatttcttagagcaacatagacaacctcattgaccgaaatctatacgtgggcaccaaagagttcgaaaggtgcaaaaaaaatgttatttcgccactaaacatttattacgtccaaaaaatattattacacgatataaagtagatatctatttgttattatttaaataaaatgctaaataatacgatatttcaacaacaaacttttttaattatttggctgaatggaactatcattgccatgttggctgtcgtaactagaaaaaatgaaaaattaaaaagtaaaagcggcgttcggtgattttcactcataatttacatgtatctaaataattcatcttaaactgcaaccgtgtgagagtttttgtgtaaaatgagttattgtgataaatttttgtaatgtatttatcatccctaatcgttatatatggtgctgaattaacaatatcattcggattcaagggaaattcgtaactgtaagtatgtaaacaatatctaccaccctaccaccaactaaatgatgacgtcacaaatggcatgcgaggcgttttcgcgcgaagtttaaactagctataataaaatgcaattatctatgttaaatcttatgagtataactgaaatatagtgtttttcggaactaatacaagtgtaccgacgatattaaaagggttttcaaaatttgtcatcaggcctattgtatGCATATTATaactttatgtatttttttacacataaatttcgtatatattttttttaatttactatatttaaagctcttagcaccatgttatttaaagctctgctcgcgaggtctacagctcacagagccactagtactaGATTAACATAGGCTTTATAAACACATACACATGTATATGCGTGTATACATTTAAGTATCTTGGAcacctgcgatcatatataaccatggataccgcctttaggaacattaccgttcaaattctcgggccaaattagcacacatacacaattacgcctacattcaaataagacgacgcgtttacagagccgaGTTCGACGAGTTtatcaaagctggtaaacaaaataagagtcatctttattacactaatggtacatagctaagtgtagatgaaatgcatataatgtcaataactaccaatcagcgacattaatccgctaataaccttcttgctgtacgtactggccgctgagagttcgcggttcatatttgattagaatatgacttggacagggataggtttatgccatacagtgaagaaccagtcaaataattcacgtataataatttaatgcagattaaaagataactagttaaaatgttgttatgacatgacagactaactcaacataagtaaatatatcattgttgtataaatgtattccgctataataagtattttgtatattttattatcaatctgcatggcagtgcgaagtcacgttcaggtatagtctgtccgtttttctaagatcaagtacgccatagtaaatgtatggcgaacttgatcttagaaatcggactggctatacagtctgcaaaatttacatgggtacacgaatcgggtcaaaaatatttgaacaggcggagtcataataaatccccactttcagttcagaatattttatatgtatatagccggtcaagcaagtttgtcagtagaaaaaggtgcaaaattaaaattttgtataggaccacagccgttcgcgcgcttaaattttctaaatttgccgctcttataatattttaaactttcgcgttttgaacacatattaactcacattatacgaaacgaaactgatttacgtcggtaaatcaaggtaattgaatataattcgcgttagacccgtctataatgtgagttaatatgtttgccgctcttttctacagacggaaatggcttgagagagaacctacatatatgtgacagtagagggtggattcaaatgatcaacattttcagataatgtgtgtatttgttaaattaattcagtgaaagaatgataggaaaaatgtatctacatataggagaccgggtatgattatctcacgggtgaatagaacatattctagatatcttgccaggcatccactcaatttcatgtctctctaattggacaggttttttccatagttctctgcgaatagcatcttgtgggaatctgaatggaaagtaatgtaaaatgacattaccaaatttgattattaatttgaaataactaggtagtttttttatagttccatctcatgaaataaaaaaggaaaatacaaatctctaagaaggaatttattactacatttataatatagaaaatacctaaaccaaacacaagttaataaaatagtctacttcatttagcataacaccatccctattatcctcgcaatttaaaaagtcgtatgttgttatgaaagtcgtatgcagttgttacgttttagcttagcacggtagtattgaaaacaaatcgtcatgttttttgcaaattctactgaagttatctgtttactacaagtgaaaagtgattccactgtccttggtatgaactaaaataacttctgcaccacttcacgacacatgaatatatttttaattacaaaaaaacgttgtttttataaatcaattcagccatttgtcactgactgtcatctcggtggtactgagattgccaatcgagcagtttgtaagtaccgcctatcgcggggtagtttgcgttgggtcataattgagcggacagaatacttccatgtatagcatttcgctgctTGGACACTATGTCACCGACGACCTTAAAGACCAATTAGATATAGAAAGGGAGCGCAGGGCACTGGCAGTCCGATGCAACATGCTAATAAGGAGGTTTGCACGGTGTAGCCAACAGGTAAAAATAACGTTATTTAAAGCCTATTGTCAGGTTTTCTACACGTGCAGCCTCTGGACTAGTTATACGCAGAAGACTATCAGTTCCCTGCgcgtccaatataataatggttTCAGGATGTTGTTGGGGCTGTCCCGTTTCTGCAGCGCATCGGGCATGTTTGCACAAGCTCGCACGGATGACTACTATGCCATAATACGCAAGAGAACTGGCTCGTTGCTCTGCAGAGTGCGGGCCAGCTCCAACCCCATCCTGGCTACTGTAGCGGGCCGATACGACTCACCTATACTATAATGTGGCATTTTGAGCGTGTTTTAACCGCTACTAGgtgattattattgttattgctgTCTGTGTGTGTTTGTCGATTTATGATTTTGTTCCACTAACACTTAGTTTTTAATCTTAATTGTTACTAACCATTATGGGCCATTGttgtctttaaataaataaattgaaattgaaattgataaATATAAACACTGCAAAAACTATctgaataaaacaatttcagAACGGAATCCGGGTTTAAGAAGAAGTTAGTAAATACTTCTCCGTGCAAACGTACTCCGccattttcctctctagatACTGACAGCATGGAAAATATGGAAATTATTGTTAAAATCCACATAGGTAAATATTATATGTgatttaaaaaatctaaaaatctaACGAAGCTGTggttaatgttaatatccagagaggaaaatggagaCTACGTTCATAAGGAGATTATGGAGAAGAGAtcgtccactatcctcttaatcTAGATTAACTTAAGCACTATAAATACTGCAAAAACCTATGAAAACCAAGCTGCACTTCCCAGACATTCTGAAACTTTAAAACAATTTCCGAATCCTGGCTTAACCCGTCTGCCATTGTCGCGTAATTTCCTGGAAGCACCCGATTACCCGCCTGTATAAAAATTATCTGGCGTTGGCGCCGCGCCAGGTGCATGCAAATTTGGCGCCACTGAGCGCCATGCAGCGCCGTGTGCACTCGTGACGGCTTAAGCCCATGTGGGATTAAAGAACATGCACAATGAAAGCGTTGCGATATTAGATGGCAATGATGGCGTAGGTACACCCAGCCAGCAAAGCAGCtggaaaattataattatggtGACTTTATGAATAATTTTTATTCATAGTAGAGCATAGGAGAACTAGAAAATTGCATGGTATCCATGCTATTTTCTAGCTCTCCTATGCTCTATATCGATATACTTTTGTTTTGTAGCCTTTATTCtagtattttatgcaaattTTGCGTTGAAAATGTAAGGTATTAAAGGACATTCACACCGGACTTTAACTCTGGGCTCGAatccttggtcactttttttatttttagaatcaGTAGTAGCGTTCCATATAGTGGTATCAGaactaagtatttttattttcaggcaagGTCCAACCTTTTACCTACTTTCCCGAAGCCTGTTTAAAGATTCACGATATATCATCACATACCGACACGTGCCTATTGATTGTGTAACTTAGCTATCTAGTTATAAAATACTGTAATATAGGAGTATGGAAAGAAAACACGTAGTCACGGAGTAACGGTATATTCGGAATGCCACATTCCATGACATAAGATTATATCTACCCGCTTATCTAGATATCTTAAATATAGATGTACCTACACTACACCTCCACCCTTATTGAGAACCTTAGAACTAACATTTTAAGACTAATGAGTAAAGTTACAACTGTTACAAAGCTGCCAATTATACAAactataacacttattatataagcAACAACTAATAAAACTTACGGCTAATACATGTTATTATAGACTAATACATTTATATCAATTACGTATTACACCTTATAATGCGGCGGATTATCCCTACGACACTGTCGTACCGGACGGGGTCGGAGCAGTAAGGCGGTTGGCGGGTCCGACTCAGGTATGTCTTTTCCCGCAATAAGGTCGGATTCTTCATCTCTGAGCCCTAGTGGCTTTGGACTTTCTACATTAGGGCTCAATCTGCCCGCCTCCGGTGTACTGTCAGCCATCAAAGACCTAGCGACCTCCGGACTGGAGTCCCTCACAGGCTGAACCATTCCTTCCAAAGATGGGCGACTCCCCTGCCGCGGTGGGCTGTCCGGGCAAACTAAAGAGTTCCTAGTTCTACGTTTAAGCTGATCACTATGCCTATGTGCTGACCTACCCTGCTCGTCTAAAATCTGATAATCCCTAGAGCCTAGCTTTTGCGTTACCTCACCTGGGACCCACTTCGTCCCCCCTTGATACTGACGCACCCACACAGGTTCTCCGGGCTCATACATTCGCTCTGCTGTGCCGCCGCAGTTCCGCTCTTGTCGCTTTTGCGCTGCGCGGACTTTGGACTCACAGTCGGGCCTTAACGCGTCTAGCTTAGTGCGCACCTGTTTACCCAACATGAGCGCTGCGGGACTCACTCCCGTTGAGCAGTGCTCGGTATTCCGATAGTAtagcaaaaacttatttaaggctaaattaatgttaatattttgacgtacCGCTTTACGAATAACCCGCTTAATTGTGCGTACACCATTTTCCGCGGCACCATTAGATGAGGGATGGTAGGGAGCGGAAAAAACATGTTCTACACCCTCGTTACTTAAGTAAGTAGCCAGTTCTATGCTAGTGTACGGAGGCCCGTTATCAGAAACTATCTGCTTTGGTATACCCCACCGAGCAAAAGTTTCACTCAACTTCGCGATCGCATGTTGCGCTGCCGTACTTGGTACTTCAAAGACCTCTAACCATTTTGACCCCGCGTCTACAATTACCAAATATAACTTCCCAAATAGCGGCCCTAAATAATCCAAATGTACACGTGACCAAGCTTTTCCTGGCCACGACCAAAGGCTCGGCGCTTGCCTGGGTGGCGCGTCGGCCTCCGCCGCACACACGGGGCACGCACGGCACAGACCTTCGATGGCCTCGTCAAGCCCCGGCCACCAAACATAACTTCTCGCCAACGCCTTAGTTTTAACTATGCCCATATGGCACTCATGCAACGCTTGTAAGACCCTACTGCGACACGACTCAGGAATAATGACCCTATGGCCCCACATAATACAGCCTAACTCCTCATATAACTCCGCCTTCCGATTAAAGTACGGTTGCAATGTTTTGAATTCATTGGTTGCCGGCCACTGATCTCTTAAATACCCTAATATACGACTCAAAGCTGGATCACGTTGTGTATACTTTTTAACAGTATTGCAGTCTAGAGATAAAGCGTCTTGCGTAAAATGTAAATAGGTTTGTTCCGGAATCTCCCGCGCGTTCCCACTACTGCTACTCTTTACCGGTAACCGTGACAACCCGTCCGCGCCGTTCGACTTAGTATTAACGTACTCAATGTCGTAAGTATACGCTGATAACTTGACTGCCCAACGCTGTAACCGACTGGCCGCCATAGTAGGTACACCGTGTTTAGGTCCAAATATGCTAACTAACGGTTTGTGATCTGTACGTAAAATGAAACGTCGCCCGTACAAGTATTGATGCAGTCTTTGTAAACAAAACACAATAGCAAGCGCTTCCTTATCAATCTGCGAATAGTTTTTTTCCGCATCCGTTAATGACCTAGATACATACGCAACCGGTCTTTCGATCCCCCCCGCGCCCGGTTGGGTCAACACCCCTGCGACGCCCCGGCTTGACGCGTCACAGGTACAAATCAGCTGTTTACTCGGGTCATAATGTACTAGTACATCGGCGctagtaagatttttttttatcgcgtGAAAGGAGTTCTCGCAGTCCTTATCCCACTTCCACGCCACATTTTTCTTCAGCAAATTATATAGAGGAGATAATATCATACTATTGTTTTTAACGA encodes:
- the LOC134791593 gene encoding uncharacterized protein LOC134791593; translation: MYIGQNEMSDRARAYPAGDAQGQHPASVGNGQGLSHQPGWGRRKKQAREPKCVRLRYASWNIGTMTGRGRELADVMKRRRINVAFLQETKWKGARAREIGDGYKFYYCGSNGKRR